One region of Glycine max cultivar Williams 82 chromosome 9, Glycine_max_v4.0, whole genome shotgun sequence genomic DNA includes:
- the LOC100790522 gene encoding homeobox-leucine zipper protein HAT22, giving the protein MEDDEACITSLSLGLGIMGGHAQKKENEQKVHCLDLSFELCPKGKEEVEEAIDVDQQQQQHANKAKGLLCLKHPNDETSPDSNNSNNGSRKKLKLTKEQSATLEDIFKLHSTLNPAQKQALAEQLNLKHRQVEVWFQNRRARTKLKQTEVDCEFLKKCCEKLTDENQRLKKELQELRAQKIGPTPLYIQLSKATTLTICSSCEKLLKPNEGNNKGAISNVIRNSSNKLKNSIELGGI; this is encoded by the exons aTGGAAGATGATGAGGCATGCATCACGAGTCTGAGCCTTGGACTTGGAATAATGGGAGGGCATGCTCAAAAGAAGGAGAATGAGCAGAAAGTTCATTGCTTGGACCTATCCTTTGAGCTTTGTCcaaaagggaaagaagaagtagaagaagccattgacgtggatcaacaacaacaacaacatgctAATAAGGCAAAAGGGTTGTTGTGTTTGAAGCACCCTAATGATGAAACAAGCCCTGATAGCAACAATAGCAATAACGGTAGCAGAAAGAAACTGAAGCTCACAAAGGAGCAATCAGCCACCCTTGAAGATATTTTCAAGCTGCATAGCACTCTTAACCCC GCACAGAAACAGGCACTTGCTGAGCAATTGAATTTAAAGCATAGACAGGTTGAAGTTTGGTTTCAGAACAGAAGAGCAAG GACCAAGCTGAAGCAAACAGAGGTGGATTGCGAGTTCCTGAAGAAATGTTGTGAGAAACTAACAGATGAAAATCAAAGGCTGAAGAAGGAGTTGCAAGAGCTGCGTGCACAAAAGATTGGACCAACACCATTATACATTCAACTCTCCAAGGCCACAACCTTGACCATTTGTTCATCTTGTGAGAAACTGTTGAAGCCAAATGAAGGGAACAACAAAGGAGCCATTTCCAATGTGATCCGAAACAGTAGCAACAAATTGAAGAACAGCATAGAGTTAGGGGGTATCTAG